A genomic region of Gammaproteobacteria bacterium contains the following coding sequences:
- a CDS encoding MFS transporter codes for MTGTEKRASVSLAMIYSLRMLGLFMILPVFALYAQHLEGTTPLLIGVAIGIYGLTQAFFQIPFGMASDRFGRKKVIAFGLLVFAAGSVVAATADSMWGVIAGRALQGAGAIAAAIMALAADLTREEHRTKAMAMIGASIGLSFAFSLVAGPVIDGWVGVNGIFWITAGLALGGIAVLAFIVPTPINSRFHRDAEPIPSQFRTVLGNPELLRLDVGIFILHMALTASFVVLPLVLRDNLGLASSEHWKIYLPVLLLALVVMVPFVIIAEKKRRMKQVFVSSILMLAAGEFVFLVGADSLAIVVLALLTFFIGFNVLEATLPSLISKTAPPDIKGTAMGVYSSSQFFGAFCGGGIGGWIHGQFGIQGVFLFILMALMLWFAVAATMKNPRYLASYMVNIGKVDDETARRLVGELTAVTGVAEAVVIAEEGIAYLKVDIHALDKQQLKRFSQV; via the coding sequence ATGACCGGAACAGAAAAACGTGCATCCGTTTCACTGGCGATGATTTATTCCTTGCGTATGCTTGGTCTGTTCATGATATTGCCTGTTTTTGCACTCTATGCGCAGCATCTTGAAGGCACGACGCCCCTGTTGATTGGTGTTGCAATTGGGATATACGGTTTAACCCAGGCCTTTTTCCAGATTCCCTTTGGTATGGCGTCCGATCGTTTTGGACGCAAGAAAGTAATTGCCTTTGGCTTGCTGGTGTTTGCCGCGGGTAGTGTGGTAGCCGCCACAGCGGATAGCATGTGGGGCGTTATTGCGGGTCGGGCTTTGCAAGGTGCGGGCGCAATAGCCGCTGCGATTATGGCGCTTGCCGCAGATCTAACCCGTGAAGAGCACCGTACCAAAGCCATGGCGATGATCGGAGCCAGTATTGGATTGTCATTCGCCTTTTCTCTGGTCGCTGGTCCCGTCATCGATGGCTGGGTGGGAGTAAATGGGATCTTTTGGATTACTGCCGGTCTTGCCTTGGGCGGGATTGCTGTTCTGGCCTTTATTGTACCGACGCCAATAAATAGCCGTTTCCATCGTGACGCTGAACCCATCCCATCCCAATTTCGAACCGTGTTAGGGAATCCGGAATTGCTCAGGCTAGATGTGGGCATCTTTATATTGCATATGGCGTTGACGGCCAGTTTCGTCGTTTTGCCCCTGGTCTTGCGCGACAATCTGGGATTGGCGTCTTCTGAACATTGGAAAATCTACCTGCCGGTCTTGTTGTTGGCGTTAGTGGTAATGGTGCCCTTTGTCATCATCGCCGAGAAAAAACGGCGTATGAAACAGGTATTCGTCAGCTCGATACTGATGCTTGCGGCTGGTGAGTTTGTCTTTTTGGTGGGTGCTGACTCACTTGCTATTGTTGTACTGGCGCTGCTTACTTTTTTTATTGGCTTTAACGTGCTGGAAGCGACACTGCCTTCGCTGATCTCGAAAACGGCGCCGCCGGATATTAAGGGGACGGCCATGGGAGTTTATTCGAGTTCGCAGTTTTTCGGCGCGTTTTGCGGTGGCGGGATAGGCGGCTGGATACATGGCCAATTTGGCATTCAAGGCGTGTTTCTTTTTATTCTGATGGCTTTAATGCTGTGGTTTGCAGTGGCCGCGACGATGAAAAATCCCCGTTATCTTGCGAGTTATATGGTGAATATCGGTAAAGTCGATGATGAGACTGCCCGTCGGCTTGTTGGTGAGCTGACCGCAGTTACTGGGGTTGCCGAGGCCGTGGTGATAGCGGAAGAAGGTATTGCTTATCTGAAAGTAGATATTCACGCCCTGGATAAACAACAGTTGAAGCGTTTTAGTCAGGTGTAG
- the uvrA gene encoding excinuclease ABC subunit UvrA, with amino-acid sequence MDKITLRGARTHNLKNIDLEIPRDKLVVLTGLSGSGKSSLAFDTIYAEGQRRYVESLSSYARQFLSVMEKPDIDHIEGLSPAISIEQKSTSHNPRSTVGTITEIYDYLRLLFARAGEPRCPDHNTVLQAQTVSQMVDHTLELPEGGRYMLLAPIVRDRKGEHLQLLGELRSQGFVRARIDGEVFELDVIPELDKNQKHNIEVVVDRFKIRDDIKQRLAESFEMALQLSDGIAIIQSLDDEKEKELAFSAKFACSHCGFSLKELEPKIFSFNNPSGACTSCDGLGVTQFFDPKRVVSHPELSLSEGAIRNWDRRNGFYSALLDALATHFKFDLDTPFGELPDEIRQIVLFGSGSEEISFSYQSERNKKIERKHPFEGIIPNMERRFRETDSSAVREEMSKYLSTHPCPDCEGTRLNREARNVFIDNHALPQVTHMPIGVAHDFFQQLQFEGARAKIAEKIIKEIKQRLQFLVNVGLNYLSLDRRADTLSGGEAQRIRLASQIGAGLVGVMYVLDEPSIGLHQRDNERLLTTLKYLRDLGNTVIVVEHDEDAIRCADYVIDIGPGAGVHGGEVVAQGTPDAVAANKNSLTGQYLNGTLKIAIPRKRMTPNKHRMLRIIGASGNNLCHVTTEIPIGLLTCVTGVSGSGKSTLINDTLYPYAAQAINRASLDPSPFERIEGLSHFDKVIDIDQSPIGRTPRSNPATYTGLFTPLRELFSNTPESRARGYGPGRYSFNVKGGRCEACQGDGLIKVEMHFLPDVYVQCDVCKGKRYNRETLEIKYKGLSINQALELTVEDALKFFENIPVIARKLQTLIEVGLSYIRLGQSATTLSGGEAQRVKLAKELSKRDTGNTLYILDEPTTGLHFHDVQQLLEVLHRLRDQGNTVVIIEHNLDVIKTADWVIDLGPEGGNEGGKIIAAGTPEEIARYDHSHTGRFLRQYL; translated from the coding sequence ATGGACAAGATCACCCTACGCGGTGCCCGAACACACAATCTCAAGAATATCGACCTCGAAATACCTCGCGACAAACTTGTGGTACTAACCGGACTGTCCGGTTCGGGCAAGTCGTCACTTGCATTCGACACGATTTATGCGGAAGGACAGCGCCGTTATGTTGAATCGCTGTCCAGCTATGCTCGGCAATTTTTGTCGGTCATGGAGAAGCCCGATATAGATCATATTGAAGGTCTATCGCCGGCGATATCTATTGAGCAAAAATCGACGTCGCATAACCCTCGCTCGACAGTCGGTACGATCACGGAAATATATGATTACCTGCGTTTACTGTTTGCACGAGCCGGTGAACCGCGCTGCCCTGACCACAACACAGTGCTACAGGCACAAACCGTAAGCCAGATGGTCGATCATACGCTTGAACTCCCCGAAGGCGGCAGATATATGTTGCTTGCGCCGATTGTTCGCGACCGAAAAGGCGAACATCTTCAATTGCTGGGCGAATTGCGCTCCCAGGGTTTTGTGCGAGCACGCATTGATGGCGAAGTTTTCGAACTCGATGTCATCCCTGAGCTGGATAAGAATCAGAAACACAATATTGAAGTTGTTGTTGATCGCTTCAAGATTCGCGACGATATAAAACAGCGTCTCGCCGAGTCTTTTGAGATGGCATTACAACTCAGCGACGGAATAGCAATTATCCAATCACTGGACGATGAAAAAGAGAAGGAACTAGCTTTCTCGGCGAAGTTTGCCTGTTCTCACTGCGGATTCAGCCTGAAAGAACTCGAACCTAAAATTTTTTCTTTCAACAATCCATCGGGAGCGTGTACTAGTTGTGACGGCCTGGGAGTTACACAGTTTTTCGATCCCAAGCGGGTAGTATCCCACCCGGAATTAAGTCTCAGCGAAGGCGCGATTCGAAACTGGGACAGACGCAACGGTTTCTATTCCGCATTGCTGGATGCATTGGCAACGCATTTTAAATTCGATCTCGACACACCATTTGGTGAACTGCCCGACGAGATACGTCAAATTGTACTTTTTGGTAGCGGAAGCGAAGAAATTAGCTTTTCTTATCAAAGCGAACGCAACAAGAAAATCGAAAGAAAACATCCTTTCGAGGGCATTATCCCAAATATGGAAAGACGTTTTCGCGAAACAGACTCCAGTGCAGTGCGCGAGGAAATGAGCAAATATCTTAGCACTCACCCTTGCCCAGACTGTGAAGGCACTCGACTGAACCGTGAGGCACGCAATGTCTTCATTGACAATCATGCCCTCCCACAGGTCACCCATATGCCTATCGGCGTTGCACACGATTTTTTTCAACAACTACAGTTTGAAGGTGCTCGCGCAAAAATAGCCGAAAAAATTATCAAAGAAATAAAGCAGCGACTCCAGTTTCTAGTCAATGTTGGTTTAAATTATCTCAGTCTGGACAGACGAGCTGATACCTTATCAGGCGGCGAAGCGCAACGAATCCGCCTTGCTAGCCAGATTGGCGCCGGATTAGTTGGTGTAATGTATGTGCTCGACGAACCATCAATCGGTTTACACCAAAGGGACAATGAGCGTTTGTTGACAACACTCAAGTATTTGCGAGATCTTGGTAATACGGTAATCGTCGTAGAACATGATGAAGACGCTATACGGTGTGCCGATTATGTAATTGACATTGGCCCAGGAGCTGGCGTGCACGGCGGAGAAGTCGTTGCGCAAGGTACTCCTGATGCCGTTGCAGCAAACAAAAACTCGTTGACTGGACAGTACCTGAATGGAACTTTGAAAATTGCTATTCCTCGAAAACGAATGACACCAAACAAACATCGCATGCTACGCATTATCGGTGCAAGTGGAAATAATCTTTGTCATGTGACGACCGAAATTCCTATTGGCTTGCTCACCTGCGTCACTGGTGTTTCCGGCTCGGGCAAATCCACTTTGATCAATGACACACTTTATCCCTATGCAGCACAAGCGATAAACAGGGCTAGTCTCGACCCATCTCCTTTTGAACGTATCGAGGGATTGAGTCATTTCGACAAAGTAATTGATATCGATCAAAGTCCGATAGGACGCACACCCCGATCTAATCCTGCAACTTACACTGGACTATTCACGCCCTTACGAGAATTATTCTCCAACACACCCGAGTCGCGTGCAAGAGGTTATGGTCCCGGCAGATATAGCTTTAATGTAAAAGGGGGCCGGTGTGAGGCATGCCAGGGCGACGGATTAATCAAGGTTGAGATGCATTTTCTTCCCGATGTCTATGTGCAATGCGACGTGTGCAAAGGAAAACGTTATAACCGGGAGACCCTGGAAATTAAATACAAGGGACTGAGTATCAACCAGGCACTGGAGTTAACGGTGGAAGACGCGCTGAAGTTCTTTGAGAACATACCGGTGATTGCACGCAAGCTACAAACACTGATCGAGGTAGGGCTTTCCTATATCCGTCTGGGTCAAAGCGCTACCACACTCTCCGGGGGAGAGGCGCAACGCGTAAAACTTGCAAAAGAACTGTCCAAGCGTGATACCGGCAATACGCTTTACATTCTTGACGAACCAACAACCGGTCTACATTTTCATGATGTACAGCAATTACTGGAAGTCTTACACCGACTTCGAGACCAGGGAAATACGGTTGTGATTATTGAGCACAATCTTGATGTCATTAAAACAGCTGACTGGGTTATCGACTTAGGCCCTGAGGGTGGAAACGAAGGCGGC
- the ssb gene encoding single-stranded DNA-binding protein — MARGINKVIIIGNLGNDPDIRYMPSGGAVANLSIATSESWKDKNSGEPQERTEWHRVVLFGRLGEIAGEYLRKGSKVYVEGRLQTRKWQDQNGQDRYTTEIIANDLQMLDSRGGAGDQAFSGSGMANQQPRGQSSAPSNRSQPQAAPAGDFGDFDDDIPF; from the coding sequence ATGGCGCGAGGAATCAATAAAGTAATCATTATCGGAAATCTGGGTAATGATCCGGATATCAGATACATGCCAAGTGGTGGCGCTGTGGCGAATCTGAGTATTGCCACTTCAGAAAGTTGGAAAGACAAGAATTCAGGTGAACCCCAGGAGCGGACCGAGTGGCATCGAGTAGTGTTATTTGGACGTCTTGGTGAAATTGCAGGTGAATATCTGCGCAAAGGTTCCAAGGTCTATGTTGAAGGCCGTTTGCAGACGCGTAAATGGCAGGACCAAAATGGACAGGACCGTTATACAACGGAAATCATCGCTAACGATCTGCAAATGCTTGATAGTCGTGGTGGTGCAGGTGATCAAGCCTTTAGTGGCAGTGGCATGGCAAATCAACAGCCACGTGGCCAGTCTTCGGCGCCCTCAAACCGTTCTCAGCCGCAGGCAGCGCCAGCTGGAGACTTTGGCGATTTCGATGACGACATCCCGTTTTAG